A segment of the Mercurialis annua linkage group LG4, ddMerAnnu1.2, whole genome shotgun sequence genome:
ttaaattattattttggaaGTCAATGTGGGGACATGTTTTGGTCATGCATGCATTTTGAAGGAAGGTAACATGCTTCAATCAACAATACATGTGCATAAATAAGCTTTTAATATGTCTGCAAAAACAAGAGGAGCATAAACAATTTAGAGTTAAAAAAATATGCAATTTGGACAGAGGAATGGCAAGGGATAAATAAAGAagatattattaaaaacagaatcAATTGCAAGAAGTCTTACATTAGATGTGTTGGTCTTACCCTTGGGAAAAACAAAAACTTGAATATTAGGAGAAGAATGAGAATCTTTATTATGTTGACCATGGAGTTAGATAAGAACTTGAAGATTACCAGACCAgtggaaagaaaaaaatatatcttaGAAACATATGACTAGGAAAGCtatgtttaaatttttgtttccgAAAATGCTTATGGAACTccaaaattatatatttgtaaccaattcttgtaaaaaaattattgtttcgCCGTTTTCCATTTTCCATTTGAGCGCTTCTAGTTTCAGCCTTTTGTATTTATGTGTTACATAGCTGAAAAGTAACATCATTAGGCAAGATCAAGAAATGGTATTTTATATGTAGGAAATCTGAAAAAGGGAAGTATATTAGTGATTATTATGCCCTACAAGCTGATTACATTCTTAATTGATGATTGCTTTGAAGTggaaatgaaaacaaaactgttaatttatttgttgttgCATGGAATCAAATTCGTTAAATGAAATATATGGAAGTATGAGTGAGCATCCATctgatataatataaaaaatggcAGGCAGGTGAGAGAGGACTGCAGTTGTCAGGAGGACAGAAGCAAAGAATTGCTATTGCACGGGCTATGCTGAAAAACCCAGCAATTTTGCTTTTAGACGAGGCAACAAGTGCATTGGACTCCGAGTCGGAGAAACTGGTGCAGGAGGCCCTTGACAGATTCATGATTGGAAGGACAACACTTGTCATTGCCCATCGGCTCTCTACCATAAGGAAAGCTGACCTTGTAGCCGTACTCCAGCAAGGTAGTGTCACTGAAATAGGAACTCATGATGAGCTCATTGCCAAAGGGGAGAACGGTGTTTATGCCAAGCTCATTAGGATGCAAGAGACGGCTCATGAAACAGCTATGAGTAATGCTAGAAAGAGTAGTGCAAGGTGCTTCTTtcaacttttgatttttaatttgtcCGATTTCTAATCTCGCTTTTCGGAATAGTGCAGTAAAGTGACCTTTTTTTGCCATTTGCAGACCCTCAAGTGCTAGGAACTCGGTAAGCTCGCCAATAATTGCACGAAATTCCTCTTATGGTCGATCACCATACTCGCGCAGGCTATCCGACTTTTCTACCTCAGATTTTAGCCTCTCCCTTGATGGCGCACACCCCAGTTACCGACTTGAAAAGCTTCCTTTTAAAGAGCAAGCTAGTTCGTTTTGGCGTCTCGCAAAGATGAATTCTCCTGAATGGGTTTATGCATTGGTTGGTTCTATAGGCTCAGTTATTTGTGGCTCCCTTAGCGCCTTCTTTGCCTATGTCCTGAGTGCTGTCGTCAGTGTCTACTACAATCCAGACCATGCATATATGAGCAGAGAAATTGCAAAATACTGCTATTTGTTAATTGGGCTTTCATCAGCTGCACTCATCTTCAACACACTACAGCACTTCTTTTGGGACATTGTTGGAGAAAATCTTACAAAACGAGTGAGGGAGAAAATGCTTGCAGCAgtgctaaaaaatgaaatggCGTGGTTTGACCAAGAGGAAAATGAGAGTGCTAGAATTGCTGCAAGATTAGCTCTTGATGCAAATAACGTGAGATCGGCCATTGGAGACAGGATTTCCGTGATTGTTCAGAATACATCATTATTGCTCGTTGCTTGCACTGCAGGGTTTGTTTTGCAATGGCGCCTCGCCCTTGTCCTTGTCGCTGTCTTCCCCTTGGTTGTTGCTGCCACTGTTTTACAGGTTTGTATCTCCAACTCTCTTAATCAGCTCAAAATGACTCTactatatatcaaattaatcaTCAAAGATAATCATTTCGGCAACTTTTACTTCGGTTTTAAACCAGAAAATGTTCATGACTGGATTCTCTGGAGACTTAGAAGCTGCACATGCTAAAGCCACACAACTAGCAGGCGAGGCCATAGCGAATGTACGGACAGTTGCTGCATTCAATTCAGAATCACAAATAGTTAGTCTATTCACCGCCAACCTCCAGGCTCCATTACGTCGTTGCTTTTGGAAAGGTCAAATTGCAGGAAGTGGGTTTGGAATCGCTCAGTTTTCACTCTATGCTTCCTATGCTCTTGGTCTTTGGTATGCATCCTGGCTCGTAAAGCACGGGATCTCTGATTTCTCGAAGACAATCCGTGTTTTCATGGTTCTCATGGTTTCTGCCAATGGAGCAGCTGAAACCTTAACATTAGCTCCTGATTTTATCAAGGGTGGCCGAGCCATGCGTTCAGTCTTCGACTTGCTTGACCGCAAAACTGAAATCGAACCTGATGATTCGGATGCAACTTCAGTTCCTGACCGTCTTCGGGGAGAAGTTGAACTGAAGCATGTAGACTTTTCTTATCCCACTCGCCCTGATGTCCCCATTTTCCGTGATCTAAATCTCCGTGCACGAGCTGGAAAAACTCTTGCTCTTGTCGGTCCAAGTGGATGTGGTAAGAGTTCAGTCATCGCACTCGTTCAACGATTCTACGAGCCATCATCTGGACGAGTAATGATTGATGGGAAGGATATCAGAAAATATAACCTCAAGTCCCTCAGAAAGCACATTGCTATGGTTCCTCAGGAGCCTTGTCTCTTTGCTACTACCATATCTGAAAACATTGCGTACGGGCACGAGTCAGCAACTGCTGCTGAAATCATTGAAGCTGCGACTTTAGCCAATGCACATAAATTTATTTCAGGATTGCCTGATGGGTATAACACATTTGTAGGCGAGAGGGGAGTTCAATTATCCGGTGGACAGAAACAACGAATTGCCATAGCTCGGGCTCTAGTTAGAAAGGCAGAACTAATGCTACTTGACGAGGCAACAAGTGCACTAGATGCTGAGTCAGAAAGATGCGTACAAGAGGCTCTAGACCGCGGTTGCTCAGGAAAGACAACAATTGTGGTTGCTCACAGACTATCAACTATAAGAAATGCTCATGTCATAGCTGTGATCGACGACGGAAAAGTCGCAGAGCAAGGATCACATTCACATCTATTGAAAAATTATCCCGACGGCTGTTATGCCAGGATGATACAATTACAAAGATTCACACATAGCCAAGTCATTGGAATGACTTCAGGTTCGAGTTCATCAGCTCGACCGAAGGAAGAGGAAGAGAGGGAAGCCTAATATAATCAACAAAATTCACCAGTAAGAGGAATATATTTCACATgatttttgagtttttgtttCAAGTATTTAATGCCATAGTAAGTATAGTATAGTGTATGTGtattatctaattaattttttctattttaccatATGTTTCTAATTCTACGAATCTTTCTAAGGAAATGATAGTAACAAGATTACTTCCAAGAGATTGGAATATAGtgaatttttatgtatttatcaaAATGGTATGAAAGATACCTAATGTTGGAAAATAATTGATCATGAAAGGTGTCTTGAAGGATAGGTCCTACATTTTGATGTAAAATTCGGAAAAATTCTTATGCGAACTTAGTCCACCGCATTAATATTATGAATATTTCATTGTAATGATGATATATGGCATAGTTAAGTTagactttcaatttttttatgctaatacaatatttttattaattcaaaTGGGTTGACCTAATAATTTATGGTATGGTTGGATATGTAGTAAAACAACTAAATCCAAGTCTTCATCATCTATCAAATCTTGCATGGTATCCTTTGAATACACTTGATACCAACCATGTTCCAATTGAAGAAGTCTTTAATGTAACACTACATGGACCCAAGTGGCTTACAGTGTGTATTCtgttgaaatcaaattgaactaaatcaaatttcaattttattttataactagttataaaataaaattgaaatttgatttagttcaatttgatttcaacaAGTGAATCGACGattaatatttaacataaatttgtTACGTCCGA
Coding sequences within it:
- the LOC126676759 gene encoding ABC transporter B family member 1 isoform X2, with the translated sequence MALLVVLILTQKSKQRWPQLALMMQQVLKYAFYFLIVGAAIWASSWAEISCWMWTGERQSTKMRIKYLEAALNQDIQFFDTDVRTSDVVFAINSDAVIVQDAISEKLGNFIHYMATFVSGFVVGFTAVWQLALVTLAVVPLIAVIAAIHTTTLGKLSSKSQEALSEAGNIVEQTIVQIRVVFAFVGESRSIQGYSSALKVAQRLGYKSGFAKGMGLGATYFVVFCCYALLLWYGGYLVRHHYTNGGLAIATMFAVMIGGLALGQSAPSMGAFAKAKAAAAKIYRIIDHKPSVNRNSESGLELDSVTGLVELKNVDFSYPSRPDVRILNNFTLNVPAGKTIALVGSSGSGKSTVVALIERFYDPNSGQVLLDGHDIKTLKLKWLRQQIGLVSQEPALFATTIKENILLGRPDADQIEIEEAARVANAHSFIVKLPEGFDTLAGERGLQLSGGQKQRIAIARAMLKNPAILLLDEATSALDSESEKLVQEALDRFMIGRTTLVIAHRLSTIRKADLVAVLQQGSVTEIGTHDELIAKGENGVYAKLIRMQETAHETAMSNARKSSARPSSARNSVSSPIIARNSSYGRSPYSRRLSDFSTSDFSLSLDGAHPSYRLEKLPFKEQASSFWRLAKMNSPEWVYALVGSIGSVICGSLSAFFAYVLSAVVSVYYNPDHAYMSREIAKYCYLLIGLSSAALIFNTLQHFFWDIVGENLTKRVREKMLAAVLKNEMAWFDQEENESARIAARLALDANNVRSAIGDRISVIVQNTSLLLVACTAGFVLQWRLALVLVAVFPLVVAATVLQKMFMTGFSGDLEAAHAKATQLAGEAIANVRTVAAFNSESQIVSLFTANLQAPLRRCFWKGQIAGSGFGIAQFSLYASYALGLWYASWLVKHGISDFSKTIRVFMVLMVSANGAAETLTLAPDFIKGGRAMRSVFDLLDRKTEIEPDDSDATSVPDRLRGEVELKHVDFSYPTRPDVPIFRDLNLRARAGKTLALVGPSGCGKSSVIALVQRFYEPSSGRVMIDGKDIRKYNLKSLRKHIAMVPQEPCLFATTISENIAYGHESATAAEIIEAATLANAHKFISGLPDGYNTFVGERGVQLSGGQKQRIAIARALVRKAELMLLDEATSALDAESERCVQEALDRGCSGKTTIVVAHRLSTIRNAHVIAVIDDGKVAEQGSHSHLLKNYPDGCYARMIQLQRFTHSQVIGMTSGSSSSARPKEEEEREA
- the LOC126676759 gene encoding ABC transporter B family member 1 isoform X1; this translates as MSLDSEQWKWSEMQGLELVSSNNSSSSFDPSKTNSANSSQTHQETSVAAVVTKNMDANGPASSTNSNAEKQAEVATVGFGELFRFADGLDYVLMAIGSVGALVHGSSLPLFLRFFADLVNSFGSHANDTDKMMQQVLKYAFYFLIVGAAIWASSWAEISCWMWTGERQSTKMRIKYLEAALNQDIQFFDTDVRTSDVVFAINSDAVIVQDAISEKLGNFIHYMATFVSGFVVGFTAVWQLALVTLAVVPLIAVIAAIHTTTLGKLSSKSQEALSEAGNIVEQTIVQIRVVFAFVGESRSIQGYSSALKVAQRLGYKSGFAKGMGLGATYFVVFCCYALLLWYGGYLVRHHYTNGGLAIATMFAVMIGGLALGQSAPSMGAFAKAKAAAAKIYRIIDHKPSVNRNSESGLELDSVTGLVELKNVDFSYPSRPDVRILNNFTLNVPAGKTIALVGSSGSGKSTVVALIERFYDPNSGQVLLDGHDIKTLKLKWLRQQIGLVSQEPALFATTIKENILLGRPDADQIEIEEAARVANAHSFIVKLPEGFDTLAGERGLQLSGGQKQRIAIARAMLKNPAILLLDEATSALDSESEKLVQEALDRFMIGRTTLVIAHRLSTIRKADLVAVLQQGSVTEIGTHDELIAKGENGVYAKLIRMQETAHETAMSNARKSSARPSSARNSVSSPIIARNSSYGRSPYSRRLSDFSTSDFSLSLDGAHPSYRLEKLPFKEQASSFWRLAKMNSPEWVYALVGSIGSVICGSLSAFFAYVLSAVVSVYYNPDHAYMSREIAKYCYLLIGLSSAALIFNTLQHFFWDIVGENLTKRVREKMLAAVLKNEMAWFDQEENESARIAARLALDANNVRSAIGDRISVIVQNTSLLLVACTAGFVLQWRLALVLVAVFPLVVAATVLQKMFMTGFSGDLEAAHAKATQLAGEAIANVRTVAAFNSESQIVSLFTANLQAPLRRCFWKGQIAGSGFGIAQFSLYASYALGLWYASWLVKHGISDFSKTIRVFMVLMVSANGAAETLTLAPDFIKGGRAMRSVFDLLDRKTEIEPDDSDATSVPDRLRGEVELKHVDFSYPTRPDVPIFRDLNLRARAGKTLALVGPSGCGKSSVIALVQRFYEPSSGRVMIDGKDIRKYNLKSLRKHIAMVPQEPCLFATTISENIAYGHESATAAEIIEAATLANAHKFISGLPDGYNTFVGERGVQLSGGQKQRIAIARALVRKAELMLLDEATSALDAESERCVQEALDRGCSGKTTIVVAHRLSTIRNAHVIAVIDDGKVAEQGSHSHLLKNYPDGCYARMIQLQRFTHSQVIGMTSGSSSSARPKEEEEREA